One genomic window of Roseateles sp. DAIF2 includes the following:
- a CDS encoding RluA family pseudouridine synthase: MVEALPDPLGESADEQELEQPDEAAELRGARVEAEGHGQRLDRWLVGLAPEFSRNHLQGLIERGCVRVNGQVAGSASRKLQAGQQVEVQLLPTAESQAFRAEALPLAIVFEDKHLLVLDKAAGMVVHPAAGNWSGTVMNGLLAQHPGAAALPRAGIVHRLDKDTSGLMVVGKTLEAVTALTRMIAAREVHREYLALAHGRVPDELFIDAPLRRDPVSRVKMAVLASGKPSRTDVYCLAQAEPDGRSVSAVHCVLHSGRTHQIRVHLASRGHPLVADALYGGAAALGLARQALHAARLSFAHPIAGTPLRFDASLPQDLADSWGAAGLPLPVLQDRPL; encoded by the coding sequence ATGGTTGAGGCCTTGCCCGACCCGTTGGGCGAGAGTGCCGACGAGCAGGAACTGGAACAGCCGGACGAAGCGGCGGAGCTGCGCGGCGCGCGGGTCGAGGCCGAGGGGCATGGCCAGCGCCTGGATCGCTGGCTGGTGGGGCTGGCGCCGGAGTTCTCGCGCAACCATCTGCAGGGCCTGATCGAGCGCGGCTGCGTGCGCGTCAACGGCCAGGTGGCCGGCAGCGCCTCGCGCAAGCTGCAGGCCGGCCAGCAGGTCGAGGTGCAGCTGCTGCCTACCGCCGAGAGCCAGGCCTTCCGCGCCGAGGCGCTGCCGCTGGCCATCGTCTTCGAGGACAAGCACCTGCTGGTGCTGGACAAGGCGGCCGGCATGGTGGTGCATCCGGCGGCCGGCAACTGGTCCGGCACCGTGATGAACGGCCTGCTGGCCCAGCATCCCGGCGCGGCGGCGCTGCCGCGCGCCGGCATCGTGCACCGGCTGGACAAGGACACCTCGGGCCTGATGGTGGTCGGCAAGACCCTGGAGGCGGTGACCGCGCTGACCCGCATGATCGCCGCGCGCGAGGTGCATCGCGAGTACCTGGCGCTGGCCCATGGCCGGGTGCCGGACGAGCTGTTCATCGACGCGCCGCTGCGCCGCGACCCGGTGTCGCGCGTCAAGATGGCGGTGCTGGCCAGCGGCAAGCCCTCGCGCACCGATGTCTATTGCCTGGCGCAGGCCGAGCCGGACGGGCGCAGCGTCAGCGCGGTGCATTGCGTGCTGCACAGCGGCCGCACGCATCAGATCCGCGTGCACCTGGCCAGCCGCGGCCATCCGCTGGTGGCCGATGCGCTGTATGGCGGCGCGGCCGCGCTGGGGCTGGCGCGCCAGGCCCTGCATGCGGCGCGGCTGAGCTTTGCCCATCCGATCGCCGGCACGCCCTTGCGTTTTGATGCATCTCTGCCACAGGATCTGGCCGATAGTTGGGGTGCGGCGGGGCTGCCGCTGCCGGTGCTGCAGGACCGGCCGCTCTGA
- a CDS encoding outer membrane protein assembly factor BamD, protein MTEHRSRLRGLLSIGMLALLAACSTAPEDQNSQAALDKLYADAKADIASGSYERAIKTLERIEGRAAGTLLAQQAALDLAWAQYKSGERAAAVTTLDRFIKLNPSSAALDYALYLKGLANFNEDLGLFGKLASQDISERDQQASRDALLSFAQVAEQFPESKYAEDSRIRVDYITNTLAAYEVHVARYYFNRGAYVAAANRAQQAVQEFQRAPAAEEALFLMMQSYEKMGLKPLRDDAERVLQKNFPASAYLAGTAGKKKSWWQVW, encoded by the coding sequence ATGACTGAACACCGCTCGCGGCTGCGCGGCCTCCTCTCGATCGGCATGCTGGCGCTCCTCGCGGCCTGCTCCACGGCGCCGGAAGACCAGAACTCCCAGGCCGCTCTGGACAAATTGTATGCAGACGCCAAGGCCGACATCGCCTCCGGCAGCTATGAGCGTGCAATCAAGACCCTGGAACGCATCGAGGGCCGCGCCGCCGGCACCCTGCTGGCCCAGCAGGCCGCGCTGGACCTGGCCTGGGCCCAGTACAAGAGCGGCGAACGCGCCGCCGCGGTCACCACCCTGGACCGCTTCATCAAGCTCAACCCCTCCAGCGCCGCGCTGGACTATGCGCTGTACCTGAAGGGCCTGGCCAACTTCAACGAGGACCTGGGCCTGTTCGGCAAGCTGGCCAGCCAGGACATCTCCGAGCGCGACCAGCAGGCCTCGCGCGACGCGCTGCTGTCCTTCGCCCAGGTGGCCGAGCAGTTCCCGGAGTCCAAGTACGCCGAGGACTCGCGCATCCGCGTCGACTACATCACCAACACCCTGGCCGCCTACGAGGTGCATGTGGCGCGCTATTACTTCAACCGCGGCGCCTATGTGGCCGCGGCGAACCGCGCCCAGCAGGCGGTGCAGGAATTCCAGCGCGCGCCGGCCGCGGAGGAAGCGCTGTTCCTGATGATGCAGAGCTACGAGAAGATGGGCCTGAAGCCGCTGCGCGACGACGCCGAACGCGTGCTGCAGAAGAACTTCCCGGCCAGCGCCTACCTGGCCGGCACCGCCGGCAAGAAGAAGTCCTGGTGGCAGGTCTGGTGA
- a CDS encoding ATP-dependent DNA helicase — protein sequence MDEAQQDQPPSELEQWVVAAFDRGGPLARADSHYMPREPQLRMSQAVAGAIARREALVVEAGTGVGKTFAYLVPALLSGGRALISTATKSLQDQLFLRDLPRLLEALQVPLRSALLKGRGSYLCLHRMKQARQSADLPDRRSVFLLARVEQWAQGTVSGDLAEMEGLDERSPLIPFINSTRDNCLGTDCPEYRACHVVKARREAMEADVVVVNHHLFFADMALRDSGVAELLPSVDIAIFDEAHQLPEAGLQFLGTLLGTAQLIDFARDVLAQGLTEARGLQDWQGLAAKLERAARELRLACAGPMKDARGMLKLRWQERAGGEGFAAALTAVAEAAALAEAAIQTVIEVSPDFARLHERAQQLQQLATGFAAEPEAGAVRWIDLSTHQARLVESPLDIREAMLEQLGGPPKAWIFTSATLGDDEQLRWFTEPAGLDDACVLRVGSPFDYASHARLYVPRGFPKPSEPSHAPSVAIMAARCARALGGRTFVLTTTLRALQTIGDALREDFEAEPEPIRVLVQGAAPKRLLLQQFLENPRAVLVGSASFWEGIDVPGDDLQCVLIDKLPFPPPNDPLVEARVQRLESQGRNAFAEFFIAEAAIALKQGGGRLIRSETDKGLLVVCDPRMAGMNYGRRLRDALPPMGRVETEGEALDWLRGLAAERERAQKSA from the coding sequence ATGGACGAGGCGCAGCAGGACCAGCCGCCCAGCGAGCTGGAGCAGTGGGTCGTGGCCGCCTTCGATCGGGGCGGACCGCTCGCCCGTGCCGACAGCCATTACATGCCGCGCGAGCCGCAGCTGCGCATGAGCCAGGCCGTGGCCGGGGCGATCGCCCGGCGCGAGGCCCTGGTGGTGGAGGCGGGCACCGGCGTCGGCAAGACCTTCGCCTACCTGGTGCCGGCCCTGCTGTCGGGCGGCCGGGCCCTGATCAGCACCGCCACCAAGAGCCTGCAGGACCAGCTGTTCCTGCGCGACCTGCCGCGCCTGCTCGAGGCCCTGCAGGTGCCGCTGCGCAGCGCGCTGCTGAAGGGTCGCGGCAGCTATCTGTGCCTGCACCGCATGAAGCAGGCGCGCCAGAGCGCCGACCTGCCGGACCGGCGCTCGGTGTTCCTGCTGGCGCGGGTCGAGCAATGGGCGCAGGGCACGGTCAGCGGCGACCTGGCCGAGATGGAGGGGCTGGACGAGCGCTCGCCGCTGATCCCCTTCATCAATAGCACGCGCGACAACTGCCTGGGCACCGACTGCCCCGAATACCGCGCCTGCCATGTGGTGAAGGCGCGGCGCGAGGCGATGGAGGCGGACGTGGTGGTGGTCAACCACCATCTGTTCTTCGCCGACATGGCGCTGCGCGACAGCGGCGTGGCCGAGCTGCTGCCCAGCGTCGACATCGCGATCTTCGACGAGGCGCACCAGCTGCCCGAGGCCGGGCTGCAGTTCCTCGGCACCCTGCTGGGCACCGCCCAGCTGATCGACTTCGCGCGCGACGTGCTGGCCCAGGGCCTGACCGAGGCGCGCGGCCTGCAGGACTGGCAGGGCCTGGCGGCCAAGCTGGAGCGCGCCGCGCGCGAGCTGCGCCTGGCCTGCGCCGGGCCGATGAAGGATGCGCGCGGCATGCTGAAGCTGCGCTGGCAGGAGCGTGCCGGCGGTGAGGGCTTCGCGGCGGCGCTGACGGCGGTGGCCGAGGCGGCCGCGCTGGCCGAGGCGGCGATCCAGACCGTGATCGAGGTCTCGCCCGATTTCGCGCGCCTGCATGAGCGCGCGCAGCAGCTGCAGCAGCTGGCGACCGGCTTTGCCGCCGAGCCCGAGGCCGGCGCGGTACGCTGGATCGACCTGAGCACGCACCAGGCACGCCTGGTCGAATCGCCGCTGGACATCCGCGAGGCGATGCTGGAGCAGCTGGGCGGCCCGCCCAAGGCCTGGATCTTCACCTCGGCGACCCTGGGTGACGACGAGCAGCTGCGCTGGTTCACCGAGCCGGCCGGCCTGGACGATGCGTGCGTGCTGCGCGTCGGCAGCCCCTTCGACTACGCCAGCCATGCGCGGCTCTATGTCCCGCGCGGCTTCCCCAAGCCCAGCGAGCCCAGCCATGCGCCCTCGGTGGCCATCATGGCGGCGCGCTGCGCCCGCGCCCTGGGTGGCCGCACCTTCGTGCTGACCACCACCCTGCGCGCGCTGCAGACCATCGGCGATGCGCTGCGCGAGGATTTCGAGGCCGAGCCGGAGCCCATCCGCGTGCTGGTACAGGGGGCGGCGCCCAAGCGCCTGCTGCTGCAGCAATTCCTGGAGAACCCGCGCGCGGTGCTGGTCGGCTCGGCCAGTTTCTGGGAGGGCATCGACGTGCCGGGCGACGATCTGCAATGTGTGCTGATCGACAAGCTGCCGTTCCCGCCGCCCAACGACCCGCTGGTGGAGGCGCGCGTGCAGCGCCTGGAGTCGCAGGGCCGCAATGCCTTCGCCGAGTTCTTCATCGCCGAGGCCGCGATCGCACTGAAGCAGGGCGGCGGCCGCCTGATCCGCAGCGAGACCGACAAGGGCCTGCTGGTCGTCTGCGACCCGCGCATGGCCGGCATGAACTACGGCCGGCGCCTGCGCGACGCGCTGCCGCCGATGGGCCGGGTCGAGACCGAGGGCGAGGCGCTGGACTGGCTGCGCGGCCTGGCCGCCGAGCGCGAGCGGGCACAAAAAAGCGCGTGA
- a CDS encoding YdcH family protein — protein MDEQLHSLSRRLIELRIEHADLDVMIDRLAQQQPLDELALQRLKKRRLALRDLIARLEQATDPAEPA, from the coding sequence ATGGACGAACAACTGCACTCCCTGTCGCGCCGCTTGATCGAACTGCGCATCGAGCATGCCGATCTGGACGTGATGATCGACCGCCTGGCCCAGCAGCAGCCGCTCGATGAGCTGGCGCTGCAGCGCCTGAAGAAGCGCCGCCTGGCGCTGCGCGACCTGATCGCGCGTCTGGAACAGGCCACCGACCCCGCCGAGCCCGCCTGA
- a CDS encoding PP2C family serine/threonine-protein phosphatase, with amino-acid sequence MTRSPPGFRLTAATGTHRGDRMYQQDQVEVIGHPRHAGCLLAVLADGMGGKSGGRKAADQVVLTAQQLFERYVPGEEAPEQFLAQLASEAHLMIKLTAIATEEEPHSTLAAFLVMPDRSCHWVHTGDSRLYHFRGTGLLRRSMDHSFVQRLLDEGQITEAEAAVHPQSNLLTGCLGTVQEPDPSLAQTERLEVGDSLLACSDGLWHYFTPRELGTVLQSLPPREAAELLIEKARQRAHGGGDNLSLAIVRIEALS; translated from the coding sequence ATGACCCGCAGCCCGCCCGGATTCCGACTCACCGCCGCCACCGGCACCCATCGTGGCGACCGCATGTACCAGCAGGACCAGGTGGAGGTGATCGGCCATCCCCGCCACGCCGGCTGCCTGCTGGCCGTGCTGGCCGACGGCATGGGCGGCAAGAGCGGGGGCCGCAAGGCCGCCGACCAGGTGGTGCTGACCGCCCAGCAGCTGTTCGAGCGCTATGTGCCGGGCGAGGAGGCGCCGGAGCAGTTCCTGGCCCAGCTGGCCTCGGAAGCGCATCTGATGATCAAGCTGACCGCGATCGCGACCGAGGAGGAGCCGCACAGCACCCTGGCCGCCTTCCTGGTGATGCCGGACCGCAGCTGCCACTGGGTGCATACCGGCGATTCGCGCCTCTACCATTTCCGCGGCACCGGCCTGCTGAGGCGCTCAATGGACCATTCCTTCGTGCAGCGCCTGCTCGACGAGGGCCAGATCACCGAAGCCGAGGCGGCGGTGCATCCGCAGTCCAATCTGCTGACCGGCTGCCTGGGCACGGTGCAGGAGCCCGATCCCAGCCTGGCCCAGACCGAGCGGCTGGAGGTGGGCGACAGCCTGCTGGCCTGCAGCGACGGGCTCTGGCATTACTTCACCCCGCGCGAGCTGGGCACCGTGCTGCAGAGCCTGCCGCCGCGCGAGGCGGCCGAGCTGCTGATCGAGAAGGCGCGCCAGCGCGCCCATGGCGGCGGCGACAACCTGTCGCTGGCGATCGTCCGGATCGAAGCCCTGAGCTAA
- the zapE gene encoding cell division protein ZapE: MTSVTELYQQTLAERGYTADAAQLRAIQSLQRCQDEWADYKARRSNAVTKLLRHPPLPRGVYMYGGVGRGKSFLMDCFFQAVPLTRKTRLHFHEFMREVHRELQDLKGIADPLEELGKRIAKRFRLICFDEFHVADVTDAMILHRLLDAMFKHRVSIVTTSNFQPDELYPNGLHRERILPAIALLNEKLEVINVDAGTDYRRRSLEHVELYHHPLDARADAALTEAFESLSEARDESPLLHIEHRELQAHRRAGGVVWFDFQTLCGGPRSMNDYLELASQFHTLILSNVPEMPPRLASEARRFTWLVDVLYDRRVKLIISAAVPPERLYTEGPLAHEFPRTVSRLQEMQSAEYLSLARREVDTSLT; encoded by the coding sequence ATGACCTCTGTCACTGAGCTGTATCAGCAGACCCTCGCCGAACGCGGCTACACAGCCGATGCGGCCCAGCTGCGCGCCATCCAGAGCCTGCAGCGCTGCCAGGACGAATGGGCCGACTACAAGGCGCGCCGCAGTAATGCGGTGACCAAGCTGCTGCGCCATCCGCCGCTGCCGCGCGGCGTCTATATGTACGGCGGGGTGGGGCGCGGCAAGAGCTTCCTGATGGACTGCTTCTTCCAGGCCGTGCCGCTGACGCGCAAGACGCGCCTGCATTTCCACGAGTTCATGCGCGAGGTGCACCGCGAGCTGCAGGATCTGAAGGGCATCGCCGATCCCCTTGAGGAACTGGGCAAGCGCATCGCCAAGCGCTTTCGCCTGATCTGCTTCGACGAGTTCCATGTCGCCGACGTCACCGACGCGATGATCCTGCACCGCCTGCTGGACGCGATGTTCAAGCACCGCGTCTCGATCGTCACCACCTCCAACTTCCAGCCCGACGAGCTCTACCCGAACGGCCTGCACCGCGAGCGCATCCTGCCGGCGATCGCGCTGCTCAACGAGAAACTGGAGGTGATCAATGTCGACGCCGGCACCGACTACCGGCGCCGCTCGCTGGAGCATGTCGAGCTCTACCACCATCCGCTGGATGCGCGCGCCGACGCGGCGCTGACCGAGGCCTTCGAGTCGCTGTCCGAGGCGCGCGACGAGAGCCCGCTGCTGCACATCGAGCACCGCGAGCTGCAGGCGCATCGCCGCGCCGGCGGCGTGGTCTGGTTCGATTTCCAGACCCTGTGTGGCGGCCCGCGCTCGATGAACGACTATCTGGAGCTGGCCAGCCAGTTCCACACCCTGATCCTGTCCAATGTGCCGGAGATGCCGCCGCGCCTGGCCAGCGAGGCGCGCCGCTTCACCTGGCTGGTCGACGTGCTGTACGACCGCCGGGTCAAGCTGATCATCTCGGCCGCGGTGCCGCCGGAGCGGCTCTACACCGAGGGCCCGCTGGCGCACGAGTTTCCGCGCACCGTCTCGCGCTTGCAGGAGATGCAGAGTGCGGAGTACCTTTCGCTGGCCCGCCGCGAGGTGGACACCTCGCTGACCTGA
- the lpdA gene encoding dihydrolipoyl dehydrogenase has translation MSTKNFDVVVIGGGPGGYIAAIRAAQLGFNTACIDEWKNDKGGPAPGGTCTNVGCIPSKALLQSSEHFEHATHHFADHGISTGEVKMDVAKMLARKDTVVKQNNDGILYLFKKNKVTFFHGRGSFVAAKDGLYEIKAGEEAITAKHVILATGSNARALPGTPFDEEMILSNDGALRVGGVPKKLGVIGSGVIGLELGSVWRRLGAEVTVLEAMPAFLPAVDESVAKEAAKIFRKQGLKIELGVKISAVKSDAKKGVSVSYADAKGAEQTLDVDKLIVSIGRVPNTIGLNPEAVGLKLDERGAIVVDHDCKTNLPNVWAVGDVVRGPMLAHKAEEEGVAVAERIAGQHGHVDFDIIPSVIYTSPEIAQVGKTEQQLKAEGVAYKAGQFPFLANGRARALGDTTGFVKFLADATTDQILGVHIIGPFASELISEAVVAMAFKASSEDIARICHAHPSLSESTKEAALAVDKRTLNF, from the coding sequence ATGAGCACCAAGAACTTTGACGTCGTCGTGATCGGCGGCGGCCCCGGCGGCTACATCGCGGCGATCCGCGCGGCCCAGCTGGGCTTCAACACCGCCTGCATCGACGAGTGGAAGAACGACAAGGGCGGTCCTGCGCCCGGCGGCACCTGCACCAACGTCGGCTGCATCCCCTCGAAGGCCCTGCTGCAGTCCAGCGAGCATTTCGAGCATGCCACGCACCACTTCGCGGACCACGGCATCTCCACCGGCGAGGTGAAGATGGACGTGGCCAAGATGCTGGCCCGCAAGGACACCGTCGTGAAGCAGAACAACGACGGCATCCTCTACCTGTTCAAGAAGAACAAGGTCACGTTCTTCCACGGCCGCGGCAGCTTCGTTGCCGCCAAGGACGGTCTGTATGAGATCAAGGCCGGCGAAGAGGCGATCACCGCCAAGCATGTGATCCTGGCCACCGGCTCGAACGCCCGCGCGCTGCCCGGCACTCCCTTCGACGAGGAGATGATCCTGTCGAACGACGGCGCGCTGCGCGTCGGCGGCGTGCCGAAGAAGCTGGGCGTGATCGGCTCCGGCGTCATCGGCCTGGAGCTGGGCTCGGTGTGGCGCCGCCTGGGTGCCGAGGTCACCGTGCTGGAGGCCATGCCGGCCTTCCTGCCCGCGGTCGACGAATCGGTCGCCAAGGAAGCCGCCAAGATCTTCAGGAAGCAGGGCCTGAAGATCGAGCTGGGCGTCAAGATCTCCGCCGTCAAGTCGGACGCGAAGAAGGGCGTCAGCGTCTCCTACGCCGATGCCAAGGGCGCCGAGCAGACCCTGGACGTGGACAAGCTGATCGTCTCGATCGGCCGCGTGCCCAACACCATCGGTCTGAACCCCGAGGCCGTGGGCCTGAAGCTCGACGAGCGCGGCGCGATCGTGGTCGACCACGACTGCAAGACCAATCTGCCCAATGTCTGGGCGGTCGGTGACGTCGTGCGCGGCCCGATGCTGGCGCACAAGGCCGAGGAAGAGGGCGTGGCGGTGGCCGAGCGCATCGCCGGCCAGCATGGCCATGTCGACTTCGACATCATCCCCTCGGTGATCTACACCAGCCCCGAGATCGCGCAGGTCGGCAAGACCGAGCAGCAGCTGAAGGCGGAAGGCGTGGCCTACAAGGCCGGCCAGTTCCCCTTCCTGGCCAACGGCCGCGCGCGCGCGCTGGGCGACACGACCGGCTTCGTCAAGTTCCTGGCCGACGCCACCACCGACCAGATCCTGGGCGTGCACATCATCGGCCCGTTCGCGTCGGAGCTGATCTCCGAGGCCGTGGTCGCGATGGCGTTCAAGGCCAGCAGCGAGGACATCGCGCGCATCTGCCACGCGCACCCGTCGCTGAGCGAATCGACCAAGGAAGCCGCGCTGGCGGTCGATAAGCGCACCCTCAACTTCTGA
- the odhB gene encoding 2-oxoglutarate dehydrogenase complex dihydrolipoyllysine-residue succinyltransferase, giving the protein MAIVEVKVPQLSESVSEGTLISWKKKPGEAIAIDEILIEIETDKVVLEVPAPSAGVMAQIVKNDGESVVSEEVIARIDTEGSAQVSPLEVKAVVPAAAAPAAAAPAAGGAKGDVAMPAAAKILAEKGLQPTDVAGSGKDGRVTKGDALAAGAKPAAAPAIAVPAAPAVAKPLPAVAAPVAQNLGDRPEQRVPMTRLRARVAERLLQSQSTNAILTTFNEVNMAPVMEMRKKFQEKFEKEHGVKLGFMSFFVKAAVAALKKFPVLNASVDGNDIVYHGYFDIGIAVGSPRGLVVPIIRNADQLSFADIEKTIASFGQKAKDGKLSIEELSGGTFSISNGGTFGSMLSTPIINPPQSAILGVHATKDRAVVENGQVVVRPINYLAMSYDHRIIDGREAVLGLVTMKEALEDPARLLFDI; this is encoded by the coding sequence ATGGCAATCGTAGAAGTCAAAGTCCCCCAGCTGTCCGAGTCCGTGTCCGAAGGCACGCTGATCTCCTGGAAGAAGAAGCCCGGTGAGGCCATCGCCATCGACGAGATCCTGATCGAGATCGAGACCGACAAGGTGGTGCTGGAAGTGCCCGCGCCGAGCGCCGGCGTGATGGCCCAGATCGTCAAGAACGACGGCGAGAGCGTGGTCAGCGAGGAAGTCATCGCCCGCATCGACACCGAAGGCTCGGCCCAGGTCAGCCCGCTGGAAGTCAAGGCCGTGGTTCCCGCCGCCGCCGCGCCGGCTGCCGCCGCTCCGGCCGCCGGTGGCGCCAAGGGCGATGTGGCGATGCCCGCCGCCGCCAAGATCCTGGCCGAGAAGGGCCTGCAGCCGACCGACGTCGCCGGTTCCGGCAAGGACGGCCGCGTCACCAAGGGCGATGCCCTGGCCGCCGGCGCCAAGCCCGCCGCCGCCCCGGCCATCGCCGTGCCGGCCGCCCCGGCCGTGGCCAAGCCGCTGCCGGCCGTCGCCGCCCCTGTCGCGCAGAACCTGGGCGACCGCCCGGAACAGCGCGTGCCGATGACCCGTCTGCGCGCCCGCGTCGCCGAGCGTCTGCTGCAGTCGCAATCGACCAACGCCATCCTGACCACGTTCAACGAAGTGAACATGGCTCCGGTGATGGAGATGCGCAAGAAGTTCCAGGAGAAGTTCGAGAAGGAACACGGCGTCAAGCTGGGCTTCATGAGCTTCTTCGTCAAGGCCGCGGTCGCCGCGCTGAAGAAGTTCCCGGTGCTGAACGCCTCGGTCGACGGCAACGACATCGTCTACCACGGCTACTTCGACATCGGCATCGCCGTCGGCTCGCCGCGCGGCCTGGTCGTGCCCATCATCCGCAATGCCGACCAGCTGAGCTTTGCCGACATCGAGAAGACCATCGCCTCCTTCGGCCAGAAGGCCAAGGACGGCAAGCTGTCGATCGAGGAACTCTCGGGCGGCACCTTCTCGATCTCCAACGGCGGCACCTTCGGCTCGATGCTGTCGACCCCGATCATCAACCCGCCGCAGTCGGCCATCCTGGGCGTGCATGCGACCAAGGACCGCGCCGTGGTCGAGAACGGCCAGGTCGTCGTGCGCCCGATCAACTATCTGGCGATGTCCTATGACCACCGCATCATCGACGGCCGCGAGGCCGTGCTGGGTCTGGTGACGATGAAGGAAGCGCTGGAAGATCCCGCCCGCCTCCTGTTTGACATCTGA